The following nucleotide sequence is from Halorussus caseinilyticus.
CGACTCTCGGGTTCGGTCTCACCACCGCCGTTCCGCTCGCTGGCACTGTCTCCGTCGGCATGATAGGCCACGCGATGTTCGCCCGGACCCCGACCGACGCGCCCGCGACCGACGCGCCCGCGACTCCGACCGTCCGACAGTAGACCGACCATCGTCCCCCTCTTCTCTCCGTTCCGTTTCCTGCTCGACTACTTCGACGCGCGTCGGCCGCTCGTCTGACGAATCTATTTGTGTCCGTGCTTCGGTGGGTTTCCAATATGAATCAGGACCACCTCGACATGGAGTCGGTCACGCTCGAACTCGGCGAGGAGGAACTCGAAGAAATCGACGACATCGCGTTCGCGGACCACCGGGACAACCGCGAGGCCGCGATACGCGAACTTCTCGACCGGTGGTTGAAACAGCGCGGGAGCGACGAGTCCGAGTGACGAGGTGCGAGCGCCGCGTGGTCTACGGCTTGAAGTCGAACCGCGGCCCGTCGTCGTCCGCGTCGTCCGAGTCGTCTATCGACGGCCCTTCGACCGACGGCGGGACGAACGACCGGTCTTTCGGGTCAACCTCGCGGCCGTCCTCGAACTTCACGAAACTCAGGTAGTACACCTCGCCGCATCCCTCTCCGTCGGTCTCGTCGGCCCCGCAGACGATTTGCACGCCGTCGGCCGCCTCGAAGTCGTCGTAGGCGTCGGCGTACTCCCACCCGTCGAGCGGAGTCGGCGTGACGCACTTGTCGGCGAGATACCCCTCGCGGTCGAGCGCGGCGACGGCCCCGCATCGCGGGCAGTAGTACCGAACGTCGGTCATGGTCGGTGGTAGGCGCGGCGGCTACTTTCGACTGTTGCCTAGGCGCGGTCCTCGGTTCGTTCCCCACGTTCCTCAGTTCGTCTTTCTTTCACGGACCTCCGGGAACCGGTTCCGAGACGCGAACTACTGCCGACGCCAATCATACCGCACCGCGACCGCCCCGCACCGCGGACCTCACACCTCCCCAACCTCGCGGTCGCTTCGCTCCCGCGTCCGCCGTCGGAAGCGAGTTCCGGCGAGCCATCGGTCGCTCCGCTCCCGACTGACCTCGCGCGGTTGGGCGCGGCGCTCGTACGCCACGCCCGCACGCGCCGGTCGAAAAGCGAGGCATCCGCGCCGTGGTGAATGGTCGT
It contains:
- a CDS encoding ribbon-helix-helix protein, CopG family, which translates into the protein MNQDHLDMESVTLELGEEELEEIDDIAFADHRDNREAAIRELLDRWLKQRGSDESE